One genomic window of Phragmitibacter flavus includes the following:
- a CDS encoding AAA family ATPase, with product MSTDTQAAEQFRHSYQKLRTELAKRIVGQEDTVEQVFIAMAAGGHALLEGVPGLAKTLLVKSFADALDLSYRRIQFTPDLMPADITGTEIIQEDEQTGRRKLVFMRGPIFSQIILADEINRTPPKTQAALLEAMQERSVTIGQETCMLPQPFFVLATQNPIEQEGTYPLPEAQKDRFLFLIKVGYPSRDAEREILARTTGAPTEDIKPVLSAADLQDAQALARRVPVPDHVTDFVLDLVRATRTTEPDVSSFVKQMVGWGAGPRASQHLILSSKVRALLQGRTHVTLDDIEALARPVMRHRIVPTFHAEAEGITVDHIVDHLLKTVKKPQVSKVL from the coding sequence ATGTCCACCGACACCCAGGCAGCCGAACAATTCCGCCACAGCTATCAAAAACTGCGCACCGAACTCGCCAAACGGATCGTCGGCCAGGAGGACACCGTCGAGCAAGTCTTCATCGCCATGGCCGCTGGTGGTCATGCGCTGCTTGAAGGGGTTCCAGGACTTGCCAAAACATTGCTCGTCAAATCATTCGCCGATGCCCTTGATCTCAGCTATCGCCGCATCCAGTTCACCCCTGATCTCATGCCTGCGGACATTACCGGCACGGAAATCATCCAGGAGGACGAACAAACCGGTCGACGCAAACTGGTTTTCATGCGCGGCCCCATCTTTTCGCAGATCATCCTCGCCGACGAAATCAACCGCACTCCACCCAAAACCCAGGCCGCCCTGCTGGAGGCCATGCAGGAACGCAGTGTGACCATTGGTCAGGAAACCTGCATGCTGCCGCAACCGTTTTTCGTGCTTGCAACGCAGAACCCCATTGAGCAGGAAGGCACCTATCCCCTCCCTGAAGCGCAAAAAGACCGATTCTTGTTTCTTATCAAGGTAGGCTATCCCAGTCGCGATGCCGAGAGGGAAATCCTCGCCCGCACCACCGGTGCCCCCACCGAGGACATCAAGCCCGTATTGAGCGCCGCCGATCTTCAGGACGCCCAAGCGCTCGCCCGCCGCGTTCCGGTTCCTGACCACGTCACCGATTTTGTGCTTGATCTGGTCCGCGCGACTAGAACCACCGAGCCCGATGTCAGTTCCTTCGTGAAACAAATGGTCGGCTGGGGCGCAGGTCCTCGCGCGTCTCAGCATCTGATCCTATCCAGCAAGGTCCGCGCTCTGCTGCAGGGGCGCACGCATGTGACTTTGGACGACATCGAAGCCCTGGCGCGCCCCGTCATGCGGCATCGTATCGTCCCCACATTCCACGCCGAAGCCGAGGGCATCACCGTGGACCACATCGTCGATCACCTTTTGAAGACGGTTAAAAAACCGCAGGTTTCGAAAGTCCTCTAA